CtgatgagaagaagaaaaaaaggtttaAATAGTAAGCAAGTGTAATGGCTTTTGAGGTGCAGAAGCGTCGACAGGGACGTACGAGAATCTCGCCTCGTCTTGTTGTGCAGTTTGCTCGGCGACAAGCCGTGGCGTCGAGGGCTCGATCGGACGGCCCACAGAGCAACACGTCCCGAGATCCCGCGTTCAAATCAGACGGTTTAGATAGGGATAAAAATTACTGCTGCCGGTGGAGACTAAAATAACCGCATGATTCGCGGTCAGGTAAGACAGATTAGGTTCTAACCTGTTTTTAATGGAAGGTAGATTCAGTTTTGTTCTTCTGGGATTTTAAAAGTTGATTCAGTTGTAATCGCCGTCTTCCTTCCGTCAACAAATAGTCCAAGCCAAAATTAATCCGGTGATTGGTAACTACTAGAATATCAGAATTTTTTCCTGGTTGAACACCTAGACGGTAGAAAGAAGAATCAGCaacctagaaaaaaaatacaaatccCACGGTAAGAAAAATACGAATCGTCGACGTGGACAGATGCATGCGGTGATAAGGACGAGTAAAAAATCTGGTTCGGTTCTATTAGTTGACGACGAGGACTTGACTTTTCTGAGGGGTGGCGAGACGCTTGTGATTTTCTTCCCCTTCGTTTGTTCTCGAGAAATTTATCTCTGGGAAAAATATGAGGAATATATCCATGGGCCATGGCAAATGAAAGCCCATCACCCCGCGAGGGCCCAAGCTCGAGATGCTACAGAGTTCGGAGCATTTTGATGGGCCCTCTTTCTCTCGTGTTTGTCGGCCTGAAGTGTTTAGACTATAGGATCGCTTggtcaaaaacaaaaaaagactATAGGATCGTTCGGATGTAAAGGCCTCTCTGGTCACGACATACGTACCGGCCCagttctctctctcccatccTCTCCAGTCGCTGCCATCGGATTTGGAAGTAATTTGATTGAATTCCCACGTCCATCCGAAGAGTGCAAGTGACGATTAATTTACAAGATAAATAAAGTCCGAGCAAATGTCTTGATGATTCACGGAGCTGGACGCTGCTCTCTGCAGCATTGAAGAAGAACGAAACATTCCTAAAAAAACCAATAACAACAACGAAACATTCTAGGTCCATTTCGAAATTTCCCAAACACCTGGTGACCTGGGAGCGCAAAGGTTCATCCCCTTGGTCTGGCTATATGGCCGTGTGCTTCAGAATGTAGTGCTGTTCGCGCTCCTTTTTTACGGAATTTCAACACTTGCACTCCGTCTGTCACAATATGAACGACGTGTGTTCACTGTACGGTTTTTGATTCACTGACCATATTTTATTGTACTTCATATAAATctaagtcacttattttggaacggagggactCTATATACTCGGATGACAGAAAAATCAGACAAGGTTTCATCGATCTGTTCTGTTTGGTTTGTCGTTGGCAAACATTTAGGAAACACAATCACGCGAAAGCCGTTGGGAGAAATGTGTACATTAGTGCGTCACTTGACAGCGGCATAATAATATATATGCTCACATCAGTGCAAGACCTGGCTTCTCTGAAGAAACACGGCCATGACCGGTCATGGTCATCCGATATATATCAATACTAGGTTTTACAGTGTACACACATCGTCCAAATTGACCAGGGTTACACGGCTATATAGAGAAAGTCTAGTGCTACATAACATGACAAGCAAAACAGTAAATTTCTTTGGGAAGAGAATGTGCATTGACTCTCCTTTCCTCCAGTCCGTCAAGCTAAGTCAGACAACGCACACCATAAGGCATAAGCTTAGCTTGGGTTCTGTCCCTGCGTCCtttcaggaaaaagaaaataagctAGATTATTCTTTGCACTTGTTGTAACTAAATTAATACTACTGCCTTTGGCAGCATCTGTACCTAACCCTTTTTTGGGGTCCTGAATTTGCTTTGTGTGGCAATTCTGGTGTGTCGACGCGGGTGCATGCTGACTACATGAGATTCCCAAATGTTTGCGACCTGGAACAATTTTTCGTTGCATCAGCGGCACGTCCTCCTCGAGTGATGGGTAGTGGAGGCCGGCTTTGGTTTCTTCTGCTGCCTCCTTTCGTCGTCATGGGAAACAAGGATCAGATTCCCCAACTGTTATATTAAAAAGAAGGCCCCAGCGTTCAGAGAGGGTGCAGTCCATTACATTCACCTTGGGTCAATCCAGAAAATTTATCTTCAGACAATGATTGAGATCACTGAGAAATTTTATCTTCACAAGATGATTACACGTTAATTAAGAACTCGCTGTCTAATCAGTTTGGTTGGATATTACTATTTCAGCAGTGCATATTTTACCCAAATTGACGAGACTGTAAAAGCTGGCGTTCTAATGTTGGTCAAATCTGTCTAATCAGTTTGGTTGGATCATGTACGGTGCTTCCTTCTACAGTCTACAGACTTGAGGGCCGTGCATCGCACATCGGATTCGAATTCCCGTAGAGGGCAGAGACGCAACGGCTTGTAATTTCCGGTCGATTTAATGTGCGTACGCCCAAGATATAACTACACATTGATACCATAATTTAAGGTGTGGTATAGCTTTTGTTGTACAACATgcaattcaaaattcaaaccaAGTGGTAGTACTGCTAGTAGTATTTCAGGCTTTCAGAAGTGGTACTAGCATTTGGTTTTCACATAGACCAGCCGACTGTTAACTTAAAGCGCTACATCAGTCAACGCTAATGAATACTAGAAGCGTACAACAACGTATTAAAATCGACCTAAAGTTTCGACTATGGATAATTAGGTAAAAAAAGAGTGGATGTTAAATGTTCATCCTGCTATTGttactcttcttcttttttcgtcTCCCCCGTGATGTTCTCCTTGTAAATTGTAGTTTCGTGACACGCTCAAACAAAAGACTTTAAATCTTCACTGGAGTAAGTTCAAATAAATTGAACAAAGTTCGAGACTTTAGGACAAGGATCAAGGAATGCCTAGCAGCAAAACACAGTTTTATGATCTCGTAAGCCAATAAACAGTAACATTACGGAGTGCCATAATCCTTAAAGCAGCCAGGCGGAGACAGGCCTCCGACAACCCAGTCAGCTGCCCTATGCGTGAAGCTAATTTTTGCTGAAATTTCAAGGATTTTAAAATTTGGTCTACGAGGAGCtagatttttaaaaataaaccTTTTCACTTTTATAGAGTACACTGATCTTGGCCTTGAGTACTGACAATGCAAGGCGAATCCACTTAAGCTGCAGAGGAAACAACACTACGGCGCGATTTTCAACCAGCAATGACTCCACGTTTTCACGCTCGCATGGCAGCAAAGTCTCTGCCTCTCTGACCACACTGCCCAGGCCCCCACGACGGGGCTCAGCTCATCGACCCGAATGCAAGTATGGCGGCGTCGGCTTTAccattgcattgcatgtgtTCGCGGGCGAGGCGCGCCCATATCATCAGCTAGCGCGCTGTGTCAGAGCGCAGTAAACTTTGCGTGGAAGTAACCACCGATCGAGGCGCGGCCCAGCACGATGGGATCAGCCTATTTATCGCCTCTACTGTCGTCCTACTGTATGTACACAGTGTTCCCTTTCGTGCCTGCTTTGCTGTTCCATACGTACATCGTATTAgaagggaagggaagctgagcgaaaacaggaaaaaaaatgctttggTTGACTGACAAACTGATGCAAACTGCGCGAAATTTCTCCGGAGAAGTTCAGCATTGCAGAGAACCCTGGATTAATTAGAAGCTATATATGCAGGTAGCGAGTTCGTTGACTATAGCGGTATAAGTAAACACAGCAGGGCCCCCAAGCAGCAGCCTGCCTGTGACcaaggccggccggccggccagcagATCTGAGATACGCTCGACCTCTGACAAAGCCAGAGCAGCTCCCCACTGTTGTTATTACATCCATCCATGTACGCAGGCATGAGTGGTCGCGGAAGCAAACTGTGTGAGAGCCGAGGCCCGCATGAGTGTAGTGTAGTGGGTCAGATCActctccctcaaaaaaaaaaatccccttCCTTTCCTTTACTCCGGGTCCGGGGCAAAATTCCCCTCCCTCCAAAAGCTGGCAGCTTTCCCCCCAATTCAGTTTTCTAATAATGGCCCAATGCAAATGGGTGGAGCTCACCACGACCCCgggattattattgttttcTCTCCTGCTTTTTTGATCGGTCTCATATTCCCACTCACGCAgttcaccaccaccaccaccaccaccagtaGCAGTAGCCGAGGTGATTGTAAAAGAATAATGTAGGGAGAGGTAATACTGGAGTAGTAGCATTTTGCTCTGGTTCACCTCACCTCCAATGCGGATCAAGGAGCCCAGAGATTTTGACAAGATTTTGTTTAGAAAGGGCAGGGGGGCAATTATTGAAGGGGCTCGATCCGGAAAGTGTCCTGCTTTGAGCTGCCACTTCCTTGAAACCAGGCTCAAGTGAGCCAGTGCCCAGTGGGGGGCCCTCGGTTCAGATCAAGTTCTTTCTTAACAGAACTGATCTTGATCAGAGCCGAGTGTGTGACAAAATGATGGCATGGAATAAATTGTGCTAAGACTACCTGAGATACAAATGCAGCCCCTGTCCCTTGGATAACAGTACTATGAAATCGCACTAACTCTTATACGGGTCGTCCCCAAATTCGGACTGCTGTGAACTCCTAAGCATGGTAAGAGTCAGTTCATGACCAGCTTTTGAACTTTTTGCCTCCCTCCCGTAGAACTCAATTGCAGCAGCTTTCATGCACAAGATTTGCACTACCAAACTAGTAAGATGTCAAAGCAAGAAGTATGGAAATGGCAAACTCAAATCTACTGGACTATATAAGACTAGCCATAATTaagagagaaaacaaaggGGCAAACAACATTTAAACTGGGTGATCAATTAATCCCTCTTATGCGCCAAAGTTGATGTTACAAACGCTAAGATTACAACACAGGGACATACAGGCAGGGATCCTCCCAGAGCTCCAGGGAGATCAAGAGAGGATCAAAATAATCATCCACGGATCGAATCGACCTCGCACGCACTCCATGAGCCTAGCTGAATTAGCAGAGACAATCagaagcagagcagagcataccaaggaggaggagcgagccTAGCCAGGCCAGGACAGAAGCGGCAGCGCCTTCACTGCCGGCCTGTGGGCGACTGCAAGGGGAAGAGAGGGAGCAGCCTGGGCGGCGGCTGCATCATGtcgccgcgggcggcggcatTGCCGCGCGGCGACGGGTGGAGGTAGAAGCCCTTCTCGGCGATGGCGcggtcctcggcggcggcggcctcctccgaccccggcagcggcgggagcggcgTCACGGGGCTCCCCAGCGCCAGTGAGGGGAAGTCCAGCATGCTCGGCGACAGCACGTCCATGCCGCGCGGCGAGAAGCCACGCGGGgagaagccggcggcggcggaagaggaggaggctccTCCCCCGTTGGCGAAGGCGGAAGGGAGGAGCGGGCAGAGCATCTTGAGGCTCTTCATGCTCCCTCGCCGCTCGTACAGCTTGAAGGCGGGCTTCTTGGGCCCGGTCGTGGCCGCGGGGGCCGGCGCGGGCCGAGACGGcggcccagcagcagcagcagccggaggAGCCCCCGCGgcccctcccgccgccgctgccgccgcggtcTCCGGCGTGCCGGTGAGGATCTGGACCACCTGCTTGAAGGAGGTGGTGTCGGCCTGGACGAAGGTGGTCGGGAAAGGGTTGGACGGGTCCGCCGACACCTGCGGCGCCGGCATGTGCATCTGCACCGGCGagtgcggcggcggaaggTGGGCGGCGGGCCGTTCCCGAGCGGCGGCTTCCATGGCGAAAAACGTCGGCTTTGGACCGAGGGGGTCTGTCTCTGTCTTCTGTCTGGCGCTCGGCGAGGCGGAAGGGGGAGCGTGGGTTTTATGGGCTTTTGGGGGGCGTGGAATTTCGCAGCTGGCTTCGGGATCTGGATTTGCGTTTGCCACGGCCCTCGGAATATGTTGGCAATTGTGTTGTGTGCGCAAGAGAAGACCCGACCTGGCTCTGGCTCATAGCTGTGTCATGTGTGTGTCGCTACGCTGCTAGATCTGACCTCCATTTCCAGTAGGTCATTTTCAGTTGGACGACCTGGGCTGGCCAGTGAGCTGGAATTTGCGTTTGAACTTCCAGCCCGAATACTACCGTGCTTCCttccaaaaataataatcttaGTACAGCTAGAAAATATAAATGGCTCTTAAGAAGtttaataataaaaaaatgtataaaaaaattgtgccGCTCTTAAGAAGGTTTAGTTGGATCTTCACATGAGTTTTGGAAGAGTTTGGCAAGGAGAAAAATAGTGTGCAAAATGGCGACGGTTTCTGCCCTCTCGGCTGAAAACCCGGCGTCCGTTAGCTCTATTGGAGGAAAACAACGTGTTGCTTTGCTAAAGAATGGACAcggataaaaaaattatggatGGTTGCAAATTTTTTAGTAACTAACGACATTTATAGAGTCTCAACTGCACACGGCATCCTTGCGAATTATCAGCGGCTAGTAATTTTCGAAGAGTTTGCTAGAAAAACGGTGTGCAAAACGGCTTTCTGTGTATCCATGGACGGTTTTGCATGCTCTCGGCCCAGCGTCCGTTCGCACTATCGGTGGAAAGCACCGCATCTTCTTTTGTAAAGAAAGGGTATGAATCTAAACCATGGGCGGTTACAAATTCCTTAGCAATTGATTGCTTAGAGAGTCCCAATTGTACACGCATACTTAATTacaaattattttatacgATTTTTGCATGCTCTCGGATGAAAGCCCGGCATCCGTTCGCACTATCAGAGGAAAGCTCATCATTGTCCTTCTAAAGAAAGGATATGAATTGAAACCATAGACGGTCACGAATTCCTCAAGAACCGACTGCTTCTAGTGTCTCAATTGTACACGGCATGCTTAGTTacaaattattttatacgAGTTATGAATGCTATCGAATGAAAACCCGGAGTCCGTTCATACTATCGGAGGAAAGTACTGCATCGTCCTTTCTAAAGAAAGGATATGGATTGAAACCATGGACGGTTTTAAATTACTTAGCAACCGAGTGCTTATAGAGTCTCAACTGTACACGGTATACTTAGTTACAAATCATTTTATACTAGTCTTGCATGTTCTCTTATGAAAGACAGGCGTCCGTCCACACTATCGGAGGAAAGCACTAGAAATGATATGAATTGAAACCACACGTGGTTACAAATTCCTTAGCAAGTGACTGCTTATAGAGTCTCAAT
The Brachypodium distachyon strain Bd21 chromosome 2, Brachypodium_distachyon_v3.0, whole genome shotgun sequence genome window above contains:
- the LOC100841925 gene encoding VQ motif-containing protein 4, which codes for MEAAARERPAAHLPPPHSPVQMHMPAPQVSADPSNPFPTTFVQADTTSFKQVVQILTGTPETAAAAAAGGAAGAPPAAAAAGPPSRPAPAPAATTGPKKPAFKLYERRGSMKSLKMLCPLLPSAFANGGGASSSSAAAGFSPRGFSPRGMDVLSPSMLDFPSLALGSPVTPLPPLPGSEEAAAAEDRAIAEKGFYLHPSPRGNAAARGDMMQPPPRLLPLFPLQSPTGRQ